CCAACTTGTCTCTTCGGGAGGTGACCCTGCCCATTCCAGCAACACCTGTTCGATCGGCGCCCCCTCTCACGTAACGATGTGACGTCCGATTATCGGCTTATCGCAGTTGGGAGGGACTGGAAGGTCGTGGACGTCGTTGTTAAAGCCGGACTTCCCATTGGTAGATTCCAAATTTCCCATGATACTCTTTCAGCATAGAGACGTGGAAGACTAGGTGGATAGTGCTCCCCTCCAACAACTCCAACCGGTATGCGAGCTTTCGAACTCGCCACTACACGTGGTAAGGCTCGAAGAACTGCCGACGTAACTTCGGGTGTTCCTTGAGGAAGAGAGAAATCTGCCGGTATAGTTTAAGTTTCAATAAAATCCAATCATCCTTCTTAAACTCTTTATCTCTATGATTTTTATCTATTTGCTCTTTCATTCTCTGCATTGCTTGTTGCAGGTAAAATCTCAATTCATCATTAAAGATCTCTGTAATGCACAAAAACTGATCCACTTCCAATACTAGAGAAGCTCCAGAGATATAACTTGGTGGAAGGTTCATTAGAAACCTTTGTAATGCTTCATGGGGTGTCATCTGGATTACAGAGTGAAAGGAGCTATTATTGTAGCAAAACTCAGTTTAAGGAAGGAAGGAAATCCAACACTCTGGTCTAGAATGGGTGAATACTAGCAAATACTGCATCAAAGAACAATTTGTGACTTCAATTTGATCATCACTCTGAGGATGATAAGTTATACTATAGTATAGTCTAGTTTTATTATGCTCAAACAAGCTCCGCTAAAATTCAATGAGAAAAATTAAGTCGTGGTTTGAGACAATAACAGCAGAAAAGCCATAAAACTTGACTATGGACACAATGAAGACCTTACCAACGGATGCAACAATAAAGCCGGGACACAACTTTAAAATGGGCTGTCTTGCTAAAGCGCGCGGTCCACGACCACCATAATGGCCGAGTTATGCTAATTAGATCAAAATCCAAACTCAGTATACACTTTGCCCAAATTATgttttaccaattttatagttttttttttcgaatatcATTATTAATTTGATGTTATAAGGTTTTATGAATAACTTCTTTTTGAGCTGCATACGTTGCTGAGGAAGGGAGGTATTGCACTCACCTTTGACTTTGAGTGACTACTACTTTTCTTTGACAATACATTAAATTGATTAGGATACTTATAACATGCACAAATAATTTACAAAGTTTTTCATTCTTGTACAACTTCTGAAATTTCAATCAAATATCCAAATTCCAAACATGCACTAAATCCAAAAATAAGACATTGGTAAACCATAACGATTGTTTTTGCTCTCCTCTTTATTCTTGAGTTAAAACtcgaaaatatattttgttttgtgttAACAAATTAAGACCAAATTCTTAATTTTGTGTTTTGCTCTTATCATAAAAATGACCGTTCAAATTAATATGTTAGTTAATAAGCTTAAATATTAGAATTTggttcaataattttttttagtcgGAATTGAACACTTCTAATTCTATATATTACGTCATAAATTTACACACATAATATTTGGGTTTTATTCATTATTTGACCAtcattaaatcaaataataaagtttggttcaataatttttttaatcggATGAATTggatattttcaattttatatattacatcacaaatttatatatataatatttggattttatttattatttgaccatcactaattttaaattcaaatacagTATAGTGCAAGGACTAATTCGTCGCAGTACTGAGCTCTATTTAAAGGTTTGTTGTTGGCCAATAGGTTACTGCATACAAAAAGCAGGATTCAAACTCCCGACATTTATTTAAGCGGACTAGTaagctaaccactagaccaatcTAATTTGGTTTTTTTTGGTGTACTTGTTAAGAGGCCCACAAATCCTTCACAAGATGGAACCTCAAGcttgtgtctttttttttttttttaagtttttggtCTATGTAGTGAAGTTAGCCCAATTTCAACATAGCGGTACGGTCTCTTTTACCAgaaaacaaatacaaaaaatgaaatctacattttttttccactttttaAGCAAATTAAGTACCAATTATTTAGATACCATAGAATTTTTCTAATAGTATATTGTTGTATTGAAATTATTAGTAGGCAACCAAAATGTACCTTTGTTGAGTGATTACATATTGACACAGCCTTGTGTAGTTAATTATTTTACCAAAACTAACAagattgaattatttatttgcatattaaAAGTTAATCTTTTGATTAATGGCCATATTTTGTAGATAATATCCTTTATtacgaataaaaaaatttaaaaagaaattctAACAGTTTAATACTTAACGATTTCTGGGTGACTACAGAATAACAATAATTTAACATCAATCTTAGTATTATGAGtattatttgaaaagaaaaaatttaaaaagactaacatttttattaaaatttgaacaatatttaattattaaaataaaaataaataattttatattattaaaaatattaataataactaattaattattacaaattacaaaatgtATTGATTTTTACCCTGAAAATTAGTGAGGCCTCAACGTGGAAGACAGTACTATGACGTTAGCTCCACCTTCCACCACAAAAAGCACCAAGCCGACCAAGACCCCAATTCACCATTTAGTCCAATCCGTAGCCGCCACGTGTCTCATCCCATTCACCTATCAGTCACTTCTTTCCGAAAGTACCCACTCTCAGACAAGTAGTACTATGCTAATTGCTAACTTTGGCACAATTTGAATTGGGTTAGCAACttggtgaaaatttgaaatggagtattatattttttatattaaaaacaatTATTATAGAAACCATAGAACTAATAATTGATTCAATAATTTTGCACGGAATGCCATTATAGTAACATCATGCGTTCAAAAACTAGTTTTGAATGaaactttgaaaaagatattatagaAAAGGTAACAATTAATTAACTTATACTTAGGtgcaaaatataaaatcatatataaaaattttcctTTAATTAGCTATATTCTTTAGGAAAATTTTTCAACCAAAAGGATTACTTTTAATATAttgtaaatacaaaatattttataattctagttaatcatatttaattatttaagtaatttttatatGCTTATAGTAAAAGtgtaaaacttaaaatttatttgagGACATTAATCAAAACGGCGTTAAAAGCCTGGACTGTATCAAAACGCATGCCGCTTAATTCACGTCCGTTTCTCTATGTACCAGATTCAAATTTCTCCGAACCTTAGGTTCGGGTTCCGAGCCTCGTTCTCCGCAACACTATAAAATGAAAGCGAGAGATTCTCGTTTCGAACCCTAACATTTCGCTATCACGTTTCACACACACTCTTCAGCTCAAAAACAAGCTTAATAGTGTGAGCTTcgttttcttcatctttttaaaTCTGAATTCGAagatttagggtttgtgtttcgAAGACAATGGCGGAAGAACCGGAGAGCACTGTGACCAGCCAGGAGTCGTTGATCGAGAAGATCGCCGATAAGATTAAAGGCCACGATTCCTCATCTTCGTCCGATTCCGATTCGGATTCCGAGAAAAACGTAGCTTCGTCAATTAAGGAGAAGGTGTTTCGCCTCTTCGGTAGAGAGAGGCCTGTTCACTCCGTCCTCGGCGGCGGAAAGCGTatgaatctctctctctctctctctctatctatctctcactctctctctctctctctctatgatGTGTTTACACGTGGTAGTGGTAGATCTGTGATTTGAGCTGATTCTGAATCTGATTTAGTTTGTTTATTGAGAAAATGTTTATAGGAAATGATGTGAGTGCTACATTTTATTGAATTATCTATAGATCTAAGATTTTAGCTGaaatctaaaatctaaaatgtGATAATTGTAGAATAAAATGTGAAATGATTCgagttttttttatcttataattttatgtaaatgATTCGATAATCCTGGAGCTGTTTATTGTGCTTGTTTTCTATTACAACTAAAAGTGACAATGTGAATACATAGTTAGAGTATTAATAACAGTTAGAATCTTATGATgtttttattactattttattttcgtttttaaaAGATAGTTCgtataatataaatagataaatcGCAAAGCATTAAGAAGATAATCTTGACATTATGTCTAAAAGAGATCTATACATAATATATGCTATTTTTACTAAGAtatcttttgaaaaatctttcaAGTGTTGATGTATATATATCTTTGTGGAATTCATATACATCATCATATATTACTACACATATATTACATCTTGTTTATCTCTGTGATAAACTTATTCTTACATTGtataattttgatgcactgtcGCTAAAGATGTATTATGTATGCATTCAATTATACATTAACTAACTACGTACTACACCATGTGAATGGTCATCTAAAAGATCTTTGTGATAGGATAAAATCTCTCCGTGCCAGTGTATCAAACTTAAATTGAATGATATATTCCAAAAGTTATacatagttttattttttaaatattgttctTATGGTTTTGAATATTGTTCCAAAAATTAATTGTTTACAGCTGCTGATGTGCTATTatggaggaacaagaagatATCTGGTGGTGTGCTTGGAGGAGCCACTGCTGTTTGGGTCTTCTTTGAATTGCTTGAATATAACCTTCTCACTCTTGTTTGTCACATTTTGATCCTGTTGCTTGCTGGTTTGTTCTTGTGGTCCAATGCTCAGACGTTCATCTACA
This sequence is a window from Arachis duranensis cultivar V14167 chromosome 2, aradu.V14167.gnm2.J7QH, whole genome shotgun sequence. Protein-coding genes within it:
- the LOC107472783 gene encoding reticulon-like protein B1, with the translated sequence MAEEPESTVTSQESLIEKIADKIKGHDSSSSSDSDSDSEKNVASSIKEKVFRLFGRERPVHSVLGGGKPADVLLWRNKKISGGVLGGATAVWVFFELLEYNLLTLVCHILILLLAGLFLWSNAQTFIYKKEPHIPHVHIPEEPFLQVASALRIEINAGFSALRNIGAGKDLKKFLIVIAGLWVLSIIGSWCNFLTLFYITFVLLHTVPVVYDKYEDKIDPLAEKGFIEFKKQYAVFDEKVLSKIPKGPLKAKKLA